The Nocardioides salarius genome includes a region encoding these proteins:
- a CDS encoding glycosyltransferase family 2 protein produces the protein MKFGRRAPLLSVVVPVYDVADYLPACLESLLAQTYRPLEVVVVDDGSTDGSGAIADQWAERHDELRVVHTDNHGLGAARNTGVAHARGELLAFADSDDVVPPTAYDALARALRGRGVDLATGSIVRWEGDALVEPPWMRRLHRERRTVAIEEHPEVLGDVFAWNKLVRRSFWDDQGLSWPEGLRYEDQPTTTRAFLAARRFAVLPEVVYHWRIRSDGSSITQQRSSVEDLRDRWVTKQMSLASVREHGSSAVTEVFLDRVLAGDLHRYFTEIPGCDDEWWALLHEGVASLWGERSLVHSGLTPVHRLTGWLVEQGRRADAAAVMTYVAQHPGPVPRRDTPAGAVIDVPLGDDAAPVPHEAVALRAHER, from the coding sequence ATGAAGTTCGGGCGGCGCGCACCGCTGCTGAGCGTGGTCGTGCCCGTCTACGACGTGGCCGACTACCTGCCCGCCTGCCTCGAGAGCCTGCTCGCGCAGACCTACCGCCCGCTCGAGGTCGTGGTCGTCGACGACGGCTCCACCGACGGCTCCGGCGCGATCGCCGACCAGTGGGCCGAGCGCCACGACGAGCTCCGGGTCGTGCACACCGACAACCACGGGCTCGGCGCCGCCCGCAACACCGGCGTCGCGCACGCCCGCGGCGAGCTGCTGGCCTTCGCCGACTCCGACGACGTCGTCCCACCCACGGCGTACGACGCCCTGGCGCGCGCCCTGCGCGGGCGCGGGGTCGACCTCGCGACCGGCTCGATCGTGCGGTGGGAGGGCGACGCGCTCGTCGAGCCGCCGTGGATGCGGCGGCTGCACCGCGAGCGGCGCACCGTCGCGATCGAGGAGCACCCCGAGGTGCTGGGCGACGTGTTCGCGTGGAACAAGCTGGTGCGGCGCTCCTTCTGGGACGACCAGGGGCTCTCGTGGCCCGAGGGCCTGCGCTACGAGGACCAGCCCACCACCACCCGCGCGTTCCTGGCCGCGCGCCGCTTCGCGGTGCTGCCGGAGGTCGTCTACCACTGGCGGATCCGCTCCGACGGCTCGTCGATCACCCAGCAGCGCTCCTCGGTCGAGGACCTGCGCGACCGGTGGGTGACCAAGCAGATGTCACTGGCCAGCGTGCGCGAGCACGGCTCCTCCGCGGTCACCGAGGTCTTCCTCGACCGGGTCCTGGCCGGCGACCTGCACCGCTACTTCACCGAGATCCCCGGCTGCGACGACGAGTGGTGGGCGCTGCTGCACGAGGGCGTCGCCTCGCTGTGGGGCGAGCGGTCGCTGGTGCACTCCGGGCTGACCCCCGTGCACCGGCTCACCGGCTGGCTGGTCGAGCAGGGCCGGCGCGCCGACGCCGCGGCCGTGATGACCTACGTGGCCCAGCACCCCGGGCCCGTCCCGCGCCGGGACACACCGGCGGGCGCGGTCATCGACGTACCCCTCGGGGACGACGCAGCGCCCGTGCCGCACGAGGCCGTGGCCCTGCGCGCGCACGAGCGCTGA
- a CDS encoding ABC transporter substrate-binding protein has translation MVRRSLAAVLSAGALTLAACAGDDLDSSAGDDTGSAAGGGPVTIASQSFPEAALMASMYELLLADAGYEPTVQLVDSRDAYMATFPGDVDVVPEYVGGIVNFLNSTSDQGSGEQLTAGDGEELAEAGEDLLDEAGIELLELSEATDTNAYFVTVERAEEESWEVLSDLEGESVVLAAAPDCEGRLDCEAGLREEYGIDITKVLPLGYAGDQTYQSVLDGESDLGQTSTTDGTLESLGLVVLDDDQEIQPAQNLVPAVAEDFLEQNEGVADVLEELMAALDTDTLTELNGRMAVDREKPEDVARDFLESEGLL, from the coding sequence ATGGTGCGACGTTCCCTGGCCGCGGTGCTCTCCGCCGGTGCCCTGACCCTGGCCGCCTGCGCCGGCGACGACCTCGACAGCAGCGCCGGCGACGACACCGGCTCCGCGGCCGGCGGCGGGCCCGTCACGATCGCCTCCCAGTCGTTCCCCGAGGCCGCGCTGATGGCCTCGATGTACGAGCTGCTGCTCGCCGACGCCGGCTACGAGCCCACCGTGCAGCTCGTCGACTCCCGCGACGCCTACATGGCCACCTTCCCCGGTGACGTCGACGTGGTGCCCGAGTACGTCGGAGGCATCGTCAACTTCCTCAACTCCACCTCCGACCAGGGCAGCGGTGAGCAGCTGACCGCCGGCGACGGCGAGGAGCTCGCCGAGGCCGGCGAGGACCTGCTCGACGAGGCCGGCATCGAGCTGCTCGAGCTCTCGGAGGCCACCGACACCAACGCCTACTTCGTCACCGTCGAGCGCGCCGAGGAGGAGAGCTGGGAGGTCCTCTCCGACCTCGAGGGCGAGTCGGTCGTGCTGGCCGCCGCCCCCGACTGCGAGGGCCGCCTCGACTGCGAGGCCGGGCTGCGCGAGGAGTACGGCATCGACATCACCAAGGTGCTGCCGCTGGGCTACGCCGGCGACCAGACCTACCAGTCGGTCCTCGACGGCGAGTCCGACCTGGGCCAGACCTCGACCACCGACGGCACCCTGGAGTCGCTGGGCCTCGTCGTCCTCGACGACGACCAGGAGATCCAGCCCGCCCAGAACCTGGTGCCGGCCGTCGCCGAGGACTTCCTCGAGCAGAACGAGGGCGTCGCCGACGTCCTCGAGGAGCTGATGGCCGCCCTCGACACCGACACCCTCACCGAGCTCAACGGCCGGATGGCCGTCGACCGCGAGAAGCCCGAGGACGTGGCCCGCGACTTCCTGGAGTCCGAGGGGCTGCTCTGA
- a CDS encoding ABC transporter permease → MGVLLDALDHLRDADSWTGPGGMLELLVQQLLVTLTALLAAMVVGLPVALWLGHLGRGGFLAINISNVGRAVPTFALLAIFVAGDPWGWTAGAFPGTGDVGPYGRAGISTLVALALFALPPLITNAYVAVREVPPDVRESARGMGMSGWQQFRRAELPLALPLVMSGVRLALVQVWATATIAALVAGPGLGRVITDGFFRTDYGKGIAGAIVVAAVALVLELLAAAVQRSLDPVRRAARTGEGEVSAEVSTLGQAGHEDG, encoded by the coding sequence GTGGGCGTGCTCCTGGACGCGCTGGACCACCTGCGCGACGCCGACAGCTGGACCGGGCCGGGCGGGATGCTCGAGCTGCTGGTCCAGCAGCTGCTGGTCACCCTGACCGCGCTGCTGGCCGCGATGGTGGTCGGGCTGCCGGTCGCGCTGTGGCTGGGCCACCTGGGCCGCGGCGGCTTCCTGGCCATCAACATCTCCAACGTCGGGCGGGCGGTGCCGACCTTCGCGCTGCTGGCGATCTTCGTGGCCGGCGACCCCTGGGGCTGGACCGCCGGGGCGTTCCCCGGCACCGGCGACGTCGGCCCCTACGGCCGCGCCGGCATCTCCACCCTGGTCGCGCTGGCGCTCTTCGCCCTGCCGCCGCTGATCACCAACGCCTACGTCGCGGTCCGCGAGGTGCCGCCCGACGTGCGCGAGTCGGCGCGGGGCATGGGGATGAGCGGCTGGCAGCAGTTCCGGCGCGCCGAGCTGCCGCTGGCGCTGCCGCTGGTGATGTCGGGGGTGCGCCTCGCGCTGGTGCAGGTCTGGGCGACCGCGACCATCGCGGCGCTGGTCGCCGGGCCCGGGCTGGGCCGGGTGATCACCGACGGCTTCTTCCGCACCGACTACGGCAAGGGCATCGCCGGGGCGATCGTGGTCGCCGCGGTCGCGCTGGTGCTCGAGCTGCTCGCCGCCGCGGTGCAGCGCTCGCTCGACCCGGTGCGCCGGGCTGCCCGGACGGGTGAGGGGGAGGTGTCCGCGGAGGTGTCTACGCTGGGACAGGCCGGCCACGAGGACGGCTGA
- a CDS encoding ABC transporter permease yields the protein MTLLAQADDGPSCYGRLTNEWVCWDYVVDYRPEIVEATTQHIAITIASVLFGLALSFPLALLARRLPRLESTVLGVSTGLYTVPSLALFPLLVPFTGLSATTVVIGLGLYALTVLVRAILEGLRAVPDDVRESARGLGYGDGRLLLRVELPLAVPVVMAGLRVATVSTVALTTVGSLVAYGGLGNLIAEGVQSNFRAQLLTAAVLCVVLAVLLDVVIVLAQRVLTPWTRTAG from the coding sequence GTGACCCTACTCGCGCAGGCCGACGACGGTCCGAGCTGCTACGGGCGCCTGACCAACGAGTGGGTGTGCTGGGACTACGTCGTCGACTACCGCCCCGAGATCGTCGAGGCGACCACCCAGCACATCGCCATCACGATCGCCTCGGTGCTCTTCGGGCTGGCCCTCTCCTTCCCGCTCGCGCTGCTGGCGCGGCGGCTGCCGCGGCTGGAGAGCACCGTGCTGGGCGTGAGCACCGGCCTCTACACGGTGCCGTCACTGGCGCTCTTCCCGCTGCTGGTGCCCTTCACCGGCCTGAGCGCGACCACGGTGGTGATCGGGCTGGGCCTCTACGCCCTGACGGTCCTGGTGCGCGCGATCCTCGAGGGGCTGCGGGCGGTGCCCGACGACGTGCGCGAGTCGGCGCGCGGGCTGGGGTACGGCGACGGCCGGCTGCTGCTGCGCGTCGAGCTGCCGCTCGCGGTGCCGGTGGTGATGGCGGGGCTGCGGGTGGCCACGGTCTCGACCGTGGCGCTGACGACCGTCGGGTCGCTGGTGGCCTACGGCGGGCTGGGCAACCTGATCGCCGAGGGCGTGCAGAGCAACTTCCGCGCCCAGCTGCTGACCGCCGCGGTGCTGTGCGTGGTGCTGGCGGTGCTCCTCGACGTCGTGATCGTGCTGGCGCAGCGGGTGCTGACGCCCTGGACCCGGACGGCGGGCTGA
- a CDS encoding ABC transporter ATP-binding protein — protein MDATGSSAATVMIRLSGVGKRFDDGTVAVHDLDLEVLAGEMVVLVGPSGCGKSTTLKMINRLVEPSSGTIEIDGQDVTTADPVRLRRGIGYVIQQIGLFPHQRIVTNVMTVPLLYGESKAHARSRAVELLELVGLDPERYADRFPHQLSGGQRQRVGVARALAADPPVLLMDEPFGAVDPIVRVRLQEEFLRLQRELGKTVVMVTHDIDEAVKMGDRVAVFAEGGRLAQYGTPAELLGEPADEFVADFVGSEKSLRRLSVVPLRREHLEPLDGVRAGQLGAAIDLDSTLEEALTHLLRDDRGMVGVRDGAQFVGVLTPDGVHRALRASLAEQA, from the coding sequence ATGGACGCTACCGGGTCGTCAGCCGCGACCGTGATGATCCGGCTCTCGGGCGTGGGCAAGCGCTTCGACGACGGCACCGTCGCGGTGCACGACCTCGACCTCGAGGTGCTCGCCGGCGAGATGGTGGTGCTGGTCGGCCCGTCGGGCTGCGGCAAGTCGACCACGCTGAAGATGATCAACCGTCTCGTCGAGCCGTCGTCGGGCACCATCGAGATCGACGGCCAGGACGTCACCACCGCCGACCCGGTCAGGCTGCGCCGCGGCATCGGCTACGTCATCCAGCAGATCGGGCTCTTCCCCCACCAGCGCATCGTCACCAACGTGATGACCGTGCCGCTGCTGTACGGCGAGTCCAAGGCCCACGCGCGCAGCCGCGCCGTCGAGCTGCTCGAGCTGGTCGGCCTCGACCCCGAGCGGTACGCCGACCGGTTCCCCCACCAGCTCTCCGGCGGCCAGCGCCAGCGCGTCGGCGTGGCCCGGGCCCTGGCGGCCGACCCGCCGGTGCTGCTGATGGACGAGCCGTTCGGTGCCGTCGACCCGATCGTGCGGGTGCGCCTGCAGGAGGAGTTCCTGCGCCTGCAGCGCGAGCTGGGCAAGACCGTCGTGATGGTCACCCACGACATCGACGAGGCGGTGAAGATGGGCGACCGGGTGGCGGTCTTCGCCGAGGGCGGCCGGCTGGCGCAGTACGGCACCCCCGCCGAGCTGCTCGGCGAGCCCGCCGACGAGTTCGTCGCCGACTTCGTGGGCTCCGAGAAGAGCCTGCGGCGACTGAGCGTCGTACCCCTGCGGCGCGAGCACCTCGAGCCGCTCGACGGCGTACGGGCCGGCCAGCTCGGTGCCGCGATCGATCTCGACAGCACCCTCGAGGAGGCCCTGACCCACCTGCTGCGCGACGACCGCGGCATGGTCGGGGTCCGCGACGGCGCGCAGTTCGTCGGCGTGCTCACCCCCGACGGGGTGCACCGCGCCCTGCGCGCCTCGCTGGCCGAGCAGGCCTAG
- a CDS encoding GNAT family N-acetyltransferase, whose translation MSRRQFRDRHHQARAGEAAYGIMTPVNDEETLPDENRFESDPGEILDDLPLPEGWEVGTPDAEDRFEVARLTHLLRAHERHGRGWAGAGVDDVLVEVSEHGLRTRANVVIRDPEGHIQAWGSVHDRAGGRMLYSHIVSRELAPPIARKCSDALFEWAAAQARAVGEARGLPTQQIDTGAFEGDERQYDWLTRAGFRKVRTWWQMNRPVAPEERDLVPDNEEWEARGVRFRLVDREGQGLPDEADLRAVHDVLEQSFTDHFNNFEESYAEFLHRLREDPGHRWNHWWLAEMVEDVPEGLEASEEGRHPAVGALIGTVSENATGPDSSYVSYIGVIEAARGRGVAKGLLRTIICDAARRGRVGVGLEVDADSSTNAHELYTSMGWRTKYVTESWHRDVPVEG comes from the coding sequence GTGAGCCGGCGCCAGTTCCGCGACCGGCACCACCAGGCCCGAGCGGGCGAGGCGGCGTACGGCATCATGACCCCCGTGAACGACGAGGAGACGCTGCCCGACGAGAACCGCTTCGAGAGCGACCCGGGGGAGATCCTCGACGACCTGCCCCTGCCGGAGGGCTGGGAGGTCGGCACCCCCGACGCCGAGGACCGCTTCGAGGTCGCCCGGCTGACCCATCTGCTGCGCGCCCACGAGCGCCACGGGCGCGGCTGGGCCGGGGCCGGTGTCGACGACGTGCTGGTCGAGGTCTCCGAGCACGGCCTGCGCACCCGCGCCAACGTGGTGATCCGCGACCCCGAGGGCCACATCCAGGCCTGGGGCAGCGTCCACGACCGCGCCGGCGGCCGGATGCTCTACTCCCACATCGTCAGCCGCGAGCTGGCGCCGCCGATCGCGCGCAAGTGCTCCGACGCCCTCTTCGAGTGGGCCGCCGCACAGGCCCGCGCCGTCGGCGAGGCCCGCGGCCTGCCGACCCAGCAGATCGACACCGGCGCCTTCGAGGGCGACGAGCGCCAGTACGACTGGCTGACCCGCGCCGGCTTCCGCAAGGTGCGCACCTGGTGGCAGATGAACCGCCCCGTCGCCCCCGAGGAGCGCGACCTGGTGCCCGACAACGAGGAGTGGGAGGCGCGCGGCGTGCGCTTCCGCCTCGTCGACCGCGAGGGCCAGGGCCTGCCCGACGAGGCCGACCTGCGCGCCGTGCACGACGTGCTCGAGCAGTCCTTCACCGACCACTTCAACAACTTCGAGGAGTCCTACGCCGAGTTCCTGCACCGGCTGCGCGAGGACCCCGGGCACCGCTGGAACCACTGGTGGCTGGCCGAGATGGTCGAGGACGTCCCCGAGGGCCTGGAGGCCTCCGAGGAGGGCCGGCACCCGGCCGTCGGCGCACTGATCGGCACCGTCTCGGAGAACGCCACCGGCCCCGACTCCTCCTACGTCTCCTACATCGGCGTCATCGAGGCCGCCCGCGGGCGGGGCGTGGCCAAGGGCCTGCTGCGCACGATCATCTGCGACGCCGCGCGGCGCGGCCGGGTCGGCGTGGGCCTCGAGGTCGACGCGGACTCCTCCACCAACGCCCACGAGCTCTACACCTCGATGGGCTGGCGCACGAAGTACGTGACGGAGTCCTGGCACCGCGACGTGCCGGTCGAGGGCTGA
- a CDS encoding DUF3180 domain-containing protein — MSDPGRPGEPDGPGGGRLRPTSPAALTAAIVVGLVAGWLARPVTIAWLGSAPVVTWVQPVLLGLLALVVGVTARHTHAALQVRHEPMEAHRAVNRLAFGRASAYVGALVGAGYAGYALSWLGLNAELAGQRMLWSGLAALAGVGVVACGLLLERACRVPGDDADA, encoded by the coding sequence GTGAGCGACCCCGGCCGACCGGGTGAGCCCGACGGGCCGGGCGGGGGACGCCTGCGCCCCACCTCGCCCGCGGCGCTGACCGCCGCGATCGTGGTGGGCCTGGTGGCCGGCTGGCTGGCGCGACCCGTCACGATCGCCTGGCTCGGCTCGGCGCCGGTCGTCACCTGGGTGCAGCCGGTCCTGCTCGGCCTGCTCGCCCTCGTCGTCGGCGTCACCGCCCGGCACACCCACGCCGCGCTGCAGGTGCGCCACGAGCCGATGGAGGCGCACCGCGCGGTGAACCGGCTGGCCTTCGGCCGCGCCAGCGCGTACGTCGGCGCCCTCGTCGGCGCGGGGTACGCCGGCTACGCGCTGTCCTGGCTGGGCCTCAACGCCGAGCTGGCCGGCCAGCGGATGCTCTGGTCGGGCCTCGCGGCGCTGGCCGGTGTGGGCGTCGTCGCGTGCGGGCTGCTGCTCGAGCGCGCGTGTCGCGTCCCGGGAGACGACGCGGACGCCTAG
- the folK gene encoding 2-amino-4-hydroxy-6-hydroxymethyldihydropteridine diphosphokinase yields the protein MTETPNPHIINADTLTGEMRPIRRAVLAVGSNLGERMAMLQGAVNAIADTPDVWVTGISPVYETEPVDSPEGARPYLNAVVLIDTTLAANRLMDRALAIEDAFERERSEVPNAPRTLDVDLIVVGDRRSDEPHLRLPHPRAAERAFVLKPWFDLEPDATLPGRGPIADLLAETGIEGVTLREDLTLAVE from the coding sequence GTGACTGAGACGCCCAACCCGCACATCATCAACGCCGACACCCTCACCGGTGAGATGCGTCCGATCCGTCGCGCCGTGCTGGCGGTCGGCTCCAACCTGGGCGAGCGGATGGCCATGCTCCAGGGCGCGGTCAACGCGATCGCCGACACCCCCGACGTGTGGGTCACCGGCATCTCGCCGGTCTACGAGACCGAGCCGGTCGACTCCCCTGAGGGCGCCCGCCCCTACCTCAACGCGGTGGTGCTCATCGACACCACGCTGGCGGCCAACCGCCTGATGGACCGGGCCCTGGCCATCGAGGACGCCTTCGAGCGCGAGCGCAGCGAGGTGCCCAACGCCCCGCGCACCCTCGACGTCGACCTGATCGTGGTCGGTGACCGCCGCAGCGACGAGCCGCACCTGCGCCTGCCCCACCCCCGCGCCGCCGAGCGCGCCTTCGTGCTCAAGCCGTGGTTCGACCTCGAGCCCGACGCGACCCTGCCCGGCCGGGGCCCGATCGCCGACCTGCTGGCCGAGACCGGCATCGAGGGCGTCACGCTGCGCGAGGACCTCACGCTCGCGGTCGAGTGA
- the folB gene encoding dihydroneopterin aldolase has translation MTDEIAVLGVECFAHHGVLEHEKREGQSFVLDLALGVDTAPAAASDDLRDTVDYGSLVTAVKTAVEREPVDLIETLAQRVADVCLQDDRVEWARITVHKPHAPISATFSDVTLTITRRREDST, from the coding sequence ATGACCGACGAGATCGCCGTCCTGGGCGTCGAGTGCTTCGCCCACCACGGCGTCCTGGAGCACGAGAAGCGCGAGGGGCAGTCCTTCGTGCTCGACCTCGCGCTCGGTGTCGACACCGCCCCGGCCGCCGCCTCGGACGACTTGCGCGACACCGTCGACTACGGAAGTCTCGTGACCGCGGTCAAGACCGCGGTGGAGCGCGAGCCGGTCGACCTGATCGAGACGCTGGCCCAGCGGGTCGCCGATGTCTGCTTGCAGGACGACCGTGTTGAATGGGCCCGGATCACGGTCCACAAGCCGCACGCCCCCATCAGCGCGACCTTCTCGGACGTCACGCTGACGATCACCCGGAGACGCGAGGACTCGACGTGA
- the folP gene encoding dihydropteroate synthase: MIPALAVPLGRPRVMGVVNVTPDSFSDGGRYAAPADAVAHGLALLEQGADLLDIGGESTRPGATRPLVAEELARVVPVIRELAGAGALVSVDTMRHEVAEAALEAGAVAVNDVSGGLADPAVLDVVADAGATYVAMHWRAHSDRMRDFAVYDDPGGVVAAVCRELEERVEAIRAAGVADDRIVLDPGLGFAKTAAHSWELLRDLDPLLAMGHRLLVGASRKTFLGTLLADDAGPRPVGEREAAHLAVVLELARAGVWGVRVHDVRSARDALAALAAIRTETPSEEGRP, translated from the coding sequence ATGATCCCCGCGCTGGCCGTGCCGCTGGGGCGCCCGCGCGTGATGGGCGTCGTCAACGTCACCCCCGACTCCTTCTCCGACGGCGGCCGGTACGCCGCCCCCGCCGACGCGGTCGCCCACGGCCTGGCGCTGCTCGAGCAGGGCGCCGACCTGCTCGACATCGGCGGGGAGTCCACCCGTCCCGGGGCGACCCGGCCGCTGGTCGCCGAGGAGCTGGCCCGCGTGGTGCCGGTGATCCGCGAGCTGGCGGGCGCGGGGGCGCTCGTCTCGGTCGACACGATGCGCCACGAGGTCGCCGAGGCGGCCCTGGAGGCCGGTGCGGTCGCGGTCAACGACGTCTCCGGCGGGCTGGCCGACCCGGCGGTGCTGGACGTGGTGGCCGACGCGGGTGCGACGTACGTGGCGATGCACTGGCGCGCCCACAGCGACCGGATGCGCGACTTCGCGGTCTACGACGACCCGGGCGGGGTGGTGGCCGCGGTCTGCCGCGAGCTCGAGGAGCGCGTCGAGGCGATCCGGGCGGCCGGCGTGGCCGACGACCGGATCGTGCTCGACCCCGGCCTGGGCTTCGCCAAGACCGCCGCCCACAGCTGGGAGCTGCTGCGCGACCTCGACCCGCTGCTCGCGATGGGGCACCGGCTGCTGGTGGGAGCCAGCCGCAAGACCTTCCTCGGCACCCTGCTCGCCGACGACGCCGGGCCGCGTCCGGTCGGCGAGCGCGAGGCCGCCCACCTGGCGGTGGTGCTCGAGCTGGCCCGGGCCGGGGTGTGGGGGGTGCGGGTGCACGACGTACGGTCTGCTCGCGACGCGTTGGCCGCCCTGGCCGCGATACGCACCGAGACGCCGTCGGAGGAGGGCCGCCCATGA
- the folE gene encoding GTP cyclohydrolase I FolE — MTDPITLAERDPADVPAFDQARAEAAVRELLLAIGEDPDREGLLETPARVARAYAEVTAGLRMRAEDVLTTTFDLGHDEMVLVRDIELWSMCEHHLVPFTGVAHVGYIPAESGKITGISKLARLVDVYAQRPQVQERLTTQVVDALMTILEARGAVVVIEAEHLCMTMRGVRKAGARTVTSAVRGTMLTDRATRAEAMALIHGTTRR, encoded by the coding sequence GTGACCGACCCGATCACGCTCGCCGAGCGCGACCCGGCCGACGTGCCCGCCTTCGACCAGGCGCGGGCCGAGGCCGCGGTGCGCGAGCTGCTGCTGGCCATCGGGGAGGACCCCGACCGCGAGGGCCTGCTCGAGACGCCGGCCCGCGTGGCGCGGGCGTACGCCGAGGTCACCGCCGGGCTGCGGATGCGCGCCGAGGACGTCCTGACCACCACCTTCGACCTCGGCCACGACGAGATGGTGCTGGTGCGCGACATCGAGCTGTGGTCGATGTGCGAGCACCACCTGGTGCCCTTCACCGGGGTGGCGCACGTGGGCTACATCCCCGCCGAGAGCGGCAAGATCACCGGCATCTCCAAGCTCGCCCGCCTCGTCGACGTCTACGCCCAGCGCCCCCAGGTCCAGGAGCGGCTGACCACCCAGGTGGTCGACGCGCTGATGACGATCCTCGAGGCGCGCGGCGCCGTCGTGGTCATCGAGGCCGAGCACCTGTGCATGACCATGCGCGGGGTCCGCAAGGCCGGCGCGCGCACCGTGACCTCGGCCGTGCGGGGCACGATGCTGACCGACCGGGCCACCCGCGCCGAGGCGATGGCCCTCATCCACGGCACCACCCGCCGCTGA